A single genomic interval of Croceibacter atlanticus HTCC2559 harbors:
- a CDS encoding 2Fe-2S iron-sulfur cluster-binding protein, whose protein sequence is MDIKITIIDREGEAHVVDAPTDMNMNLMEVCKMHELPVEGTCGGMAMCASCHCYILDKAHVLQEKSYDEEDMLDQAFFVEDNSRLGCQIPITKELDGMEIKLAPQAD, encoded by the coding sequence ATGGATATTAAGATTACCATTATAGATAGAGAAGGTGAAGCTCATGTGGTAGATGCGCCTACAGACATGAATATGAATCTTATGGAGGTTTGTAAAATGCATGAATTGCCAGTTGAAGGAACTTGTGGTGGTATGGCAATGTGTGCTTCATGCCATTGCTATATCTTAGATAAAGCACACGTCTTACAAGAAAAAAGCTATGATGAAGAAGATATGCTAGATCAAGCATTTTTTGTTGAAGATAATAGTAGGTTAGGCTGCCAAATACCTATCACAAAAGAGTTGGATGGTATGGAAATAAAATTGGCACCTCAAGCAGACTAA
- a CDS encoding DUF983 domain-containing protein produces the protein MKLFKGTKIYSILGGVCPVCHEESMYKEPNPYKITKIMHMHERCSNCGTKYKIEPSFFYGAMYVSYPVGIAFATAAFVIAYYMLNVSLLNSFFVIVATMIVFMPLIMRLSRNIWINFFFSYDKQKAKH, from the coding sequence ATGAAACTATTTAAAGGCACAAAGATCTATTCTATTTTAGGAGGCGTTTGCCCTGTTTGTCATGAGGAATCTATGTACAAGGAACCTAACCCGTATAAGATTACAAAAATCATGCATATGCACGAGCGTTGCTCTAATTGTGGTACAAAATATAAAATAGAACCATCTTTTTTTTATGGCGCTATGTATGTAAGTTACCCGGTTGGTATTGCATTTGCAACAGCTGCATTTGTAATAGCATATTATATGCTTAACGTAAGTTTACTAAACTCATTCTTTGTAATTGTTGCTACAATGATTGTTTTTATGCCTTTAATAATGCGTTTGTCTAGAAACATCTGGATTAATTTTTTCTTTAGCTACGATAAACAAAAAGCAAAACACTAA
- a CDS encoding ABC-F family ATP-binding cassette domain-containing protein — translation MLNIHELSISFQGEFLFEDITFRLNAGDRVGLVGKNGAGKSTMLKILSKDLEPDTGQIAIEKDISIGFLRQDIDFVEGRTVLEEAYQAFEEIKRLEKQIDDINTQLAERTDYESQGYEQLMIDLNDIQHQYEIIGGYNYQGDTERILQGLGFKREDFNKKTDTFSGGWRMRIELAKLLLQNHDIMLLDEPTNHLDIESILWFESFLKQFSGVAVVVSHDKMFLDNVTNRTIEISLGKIYDYNTYYSKYLVQRKELREQQLATQKNQQKQIEHTEKLIEKFRAKASKATMAQSLIKKLDKVERIEVDEDDNSVMTVSFPVSVRPGKVVIEAEGISKSYGDKQVLKNIDLLVERESKIAFVGQNGQGKTTLAKIIVDEISHQGHLKLGHNVQIGYFAQNQADYLDGTKTVLQTMEDAANEKNRTKVRDILGSFLFRGEEVDKYVRVLSGGERNRLALAKMLLSPFNVLVMDEPTNHLDIKSKNVLKDALENFEGTLLLVSHDRDFLQGLTSSIYEFKDHRIKEYLGDIDYYLSERKVEDMRAVEKRDKQPTASKNTDDTTASQDNKQSYEDQKKVKSLSNRLSKVEKNINQLEKEIKAIDLELELNYDKTIAQDNFFDNYQAKKKKLTTYMQDWETIQLELEQFS, via the coding sequence ATGCTTAACATTCACGAATTATCTATATCATTTCAAGGCGAATTCCTTTTCGAGGACATAACTTTTAGGCTTAATGCGGGAGATCGCGTAGGTTTAGTTGGTAAAAATGGCGCCGGAAAATCTACAATGCTCAAAATCTTATCAAAAGATTTAGAACCAGATACTGGTCAAATTGCAATTGAGAAAGACATAAGCATTGGGTTTCTTAGACAGGATATAGATTTTGTAGAAGGCCGAACTGTATTAGAAGAGGCTTATCAAGCTTTTGAAGAGATAAAGCGCCTCGAAAAACAAATAGACGACATTAACACACAGCTTGCTGAACGTACAGATTACGAAAGTCAAGGTTACGAGCAGTTAATGATAGATCTTAATGATATACAACATCAATATGAAATAATTGGTGGTTATAATTATCAAGGAGATACAGAGCGCATCTTACAAGGATTAGGATTTAAACGAGAAGATTTCAACAAAAAAACAGACACCTTTTCTGGAGGTTGGCGTATGCGTATAGAGCTGGCAAAGCTCTTATTGCAAAACCATGACATCATGCTTCTAGATGAGCCTACAAACCACTTAGATATAGAAAGTATTCTATGGTTTGAATCTTTCTTAAAACAGTTTTCTGGAGTTGCGGTCGTAGTCTCTCACGATAAGATGTTTTTAGATAATGTGACTAATAGGACTATTGAAATATCTTTAGGTAAGATTTACGACTACAATACCTACTATTCAAAATACTTAGTACAACGTAAAGAGTTACGTGAACAACAGTTGGCCACTCAAAAAAACCAACAAAAACAAATTGAGCACACCGAAAAGCTAATTGAAAAATTTAGAGCAAAAGCATCTAAAGCTACAATGGCACAATCTCTAATTAAAAAATTAGACAAGGTTGAGCGTATTGAGGTAGATGAAGATGACAACTCTGTTATGACTGTTAGCTTCCCTGTTTCTGTAAGACCAGGAAAAGTTGTAATTGAAGCAGAAGGCATTTCAAAAAGTTACGGCGACAAACAAGTACTTAAGAATATAGATTTACTTGTAGAGCGTGAAAGTAAAATAGCATTTGTAGGTCAAAACGGACAAGGAAAAACAACATTAGCAAAAATTATAGTCGATGAGATTTCTCATCAGGGTCATTTAAAGCTTGGACATAATGTACAGATAGGATATTTTGCCCAAAACCAAGCAGATTATTTAGACGGCACTAAAACAGTACTCCAAACTATGGAAGATGCTGCTAATGAAAAAAACCGCACCAAAGTAAGAGACATTTTAGGGTCATTCTTATTTAGAGGTGAAGAAGTAGATAAATACGTTCGTGTACTTTCTGGAGGTGAACGTAACAGGCTAGCATTAGCCAAAATGCTTTTATCACCTTTTAATGTCTTGGTTATGGATGAGCCAACAAACCACTTAGACATTAAATCTAAGAATGTTTTAAAAGATGCTTTAGAAAATTTTGAAGGCACGTTACTTTTAGTTTCTCACGATAGAGACTTTTTGCAAGGACTCACATCTTCTATCTATGAGTTTAAAGATCATAGGATAAAAGAATACCTAGGAGATATAGACTATTACTTAAGTGAACGAAAGGTTGAGGATATGCGTGCTGTCGAAAAAAGAGACAAGCAACCTACAGCTTCTAAAAATACAGATGATACTACTGCTTCTCAAGACAACAAACAATCTTACGAAGACCAAAAAAAGGTAAAGTCGCTTTCTAACAGACTAAGCAAGGTTGAAAAGAATATTAACCAATTAGAGAAAGAAATTAAAGCTATAGATCTTGAACTAGAGCTTAATTACGACAAAACCATTGCTCAAGATAATTTCTTTGACAACTACCAGGCAAAAAAGAAAAAACTAACCACCTACATGCAAGATTGGGAAACAATACAACTAGAGCTAGAGCAATTTAGTTAA
- a CDS encoding amidohydrolase: MQDSLNVTIIQTHLAWENPIENRSHFDMLLTSLKDTHLVVLPEMFTTGFTMNAEQASEISEGETLAWLQQWAKRINAAITGSVAVNENGNYYNRLYFVYPDGSFKTYDKKHLFTLANEHHTYDAGKERLIVEYLGWKICPLVCYDLRFPVWARNTEDYDALIYVANWPKIRTHAWDTLLKARAIENISYCIGVNRIGLDGNGYEYVGHSAVYNSLGELVSSEELETDLLQTVTLEKSHINKTRSHLKFLQDRDAFTLK; this comes from the coding sequence GTGCAAGACTCCCTAAATGTTACCATCATACAAACCCATTTAGCTTGGGAAAACCCAATTGAGAACCGTTCTCATTTTGATATGCTTTTAACTAGTTTAAAAGATACTCATTTAGTGGTGTTGCCAGAAATGTTTACTACTGGCTTTACTATGAATGCAGAACAGGCTTCAGAAATTTCTGAAGGTGAAACTTTAGCTTGGCTTCAACAATGGGCAAAAAGAATAAACGCTGCTATTACTGGCAGTGTTGCTGTAAATGAAAATGGGAACTATTACAACAGACTATATTTTGTATACCCAGATGGCAGCTTTAAAACCTATGACAAAAAGCATTTATTTACTCTTGCTAATGAGCACCATACTTATGATGCTGGAAAAGAACGCTTAATTGTTGAGTATTTAGGGTGGAAAATTTGTCCGTTGGTGTGTTATGATTTAAGGTTTCCTGTTTGGGCAAGAAATACAGAAGATTATGATGCTTTAATTTATGTTGCCAATTGGCCTAAGATAAGAACGCACGCTTGGGATACACTTTTAAAAGCTAGAGCAATAGAAAATATTAGCTACTGCATAGGTGTAAATAGAATAGGCCTAGACGGCAATGGCTATGAATATGTTGGACATTCAGCAGTTTACAATTCACTAGGGGAACTAGTATCATCAGAAGAACTAGAGACAGACTTGTTGCAAACAGTAACCTTAGAAAAGTCTCATATAAATAAGACTAGATCTCATTTAAAGTTTTTACAAGATAGAGATGCGTTTACTTTAAAATAA
- a CDS encoding Ig-like domain-containing protein: MSVFFRFIFTVVLLSAVLVSCAKRGSPSGGDKDETPPKFVKANPEPFTTNFNEDEIRIFFNEYVKLKNSQQQIVISPPIDPAPYITPLGSPNKVVKINFNDSVLKPNTTYTVNFGRSIEDNNEGNPLEFFKYVFSTGAYIDSLKLEGSVKDAFKRVPEQFITVALYELNENYKDSIIYNEIPRYITNTLDSATTFQFENLKEGTYKLVAFKDNNNNYKFEPKVDKVAYLQDTITLPTDKTYELTVFKEELDLKFLKPKQIGKQHILFGYEGRPSNTNITLLTDTPDNFEYRVLKDRTTDSLHYWFKPFLEETDSLVFKVESGTYNDTLITRFKDQFADTLEIAKADNINILLNKAFTVSGNTPLALINPELISVVDKDTLNIPFEASLDTIKNTVNVNFEPTESNRYQITFLPEAITDFFNATNDSLSYSVPTKEFSDYGDLFLTVQNVKSYPIIAQLLDNKGEVIYEKYKETESVFEFTKIDPKKYFIRIIYDTNANGYWDTGSYLDKRQPEPVVFYPEEIEIRANSEIYQTFILK, from the coding sequence ATGAGCGTTTTTTTTAGGTTTATTTTTACGGTTGTTTTGTTGTCTGCTGTGTTAGTTTCATGTGCTAAACGTGGCTCGCCGTCTGGTGGAGATAAAGATGAGACACCTCCCAAGTTTGTGAAGGCAAATCCAGAACCGTTTACCACAAATTTTAATGAAGATGAAATTAGAATATTTTTTAATGAATATGTTAAGCTTAAAAACTCTCAACAGCAAATAGTAATTTCTCCGCCAATAGATCCTGCACCATATATTACTCCTTTAGGTAGTCCTAATAAAGTGGTTAAGATTAACTTTAATGACTCTGTCTTAAAACCAAATACGACGTACACGGTAAATTTTGGCAGAAGCATAGAAGACAATAATGAAGGTAATCCGCTTGAGTTTTTTAAATACGTTTTTTCAACAGGAGCTTATATAGATTCATTAAAGCTTGAAGGCTCTGTTAAAGATGCATTTAAAAGAGTGCCAGAACAATTTATTACAGTTGCTTTATATGAGCTTAATGAAAACTACAAAGACTCTATTATTTATAATGAAATACCACGTTATATAACCAACACGTTAGACAGTGCAACAACATTTCAATTTGAAAACCTTAAAGAGGGCACCTATAAATTAGTAGCGTTTAAGGACAATAACAACAATTATAAATTTGAACCTAAAGTAGATAAGGTCGCATATTTACAAGACACTATAACTTTACCTACAGATAAAACCTATGAACTAACCGTTTTTAAAGAAGAACTCGATTTAAAATTTTTGAAACCTAAACAAATAGGGAAGCAACATATACTTTTTGGTTATGAAGGTAGACCAAGCAATACTAATATAACATTGCTAACAGATACACCTGATAATTTTGAATATAGAGTATTAAAAGATAGAACTACAGACTCCTTACATTATTGGTTTAAACCCTTTTTAGAAGAAACAGATAGTTTGGTGTTTAAGGTTGAAAGCGGCACATATAATGATACATTAATTACTCGATTTAAAGATCAGTTTGCAGATACTTTAGAAATAGCAAAAGCCGATAATATAAATATTTTATTAAACAAAGCTTTTACAGTAAGTGGCAATACGCCTTTAGCTTTAATAAATCCAGAGTTAATCTCTGTTGTAGATAAAGACACTTTAAACATACCGTTTGAAGCTTCTCTGGATACAATAAAGAATACTGTAAATGTAAATTTTGAACCTACAGAAAGTAATAGATACCAGATAACATTTCTACCTGAGGCTATAACAGATTTTTTTAACGCTACTAATGATAGTTTAAGTTATAGTGTGCCAACAAAAGAATTTTCAGATTATGGCGATTTATTCCTAACCGTTCAGAATGTAAAATCTTATCCAATAATTGCTCAGCTTTTAGACAATAAAGGTGAAGTTATTTATGAAAAATATAAAGAGACTGAAAGCGTTTTCGAGTTTACTAAAATAGACCCTAAAAAGTATTTTATTAGAATTATTTACGACACAAACGCTAACGGTTATTGGGATACCGGAAGTTATTTAGATAAAAGACAGCCAGAACCCGTAGTGTTTTATCCTGAAGAGATTGAAATTAGAGCAAATAGTGAAATTTACCAGACGTTTATTTTAAAGTAA
- a CDS encoding ComF family protein, with protein MINDFIQLLFPNACVVCNATLPKDLNTLCVACSDDLPEAPMFYNSPTQVEKMFYGRLPLEHGVSLLTFEKKGTTQKLMHQLKYRGDEQISEYLGKWMAQKLLKTEWHKTITAVVPVPIHPKRKKKRGYNQVTLFGKAIASALNVPYEDQILIKTGITKTQVFKKRIARWGQLDNTLTINDLNSLKGQHVLLVDDIITTGATIEACGAKLLETENLKLSVATMAITL; from the coding sequence ACCTTAATACGTTGTGTGTGGCGTGTAGTGACGACCTTCCTGAAGCTCCAATGTTTTACAATAGTCCAACTCAGGTTGAGAAAATGTTTTATGGAAGACTACCTTTGGAACATGGAGTTTCACTTTTAACATTTGAGAAAAAAGGAACAACTCAAAAGTTAATGCATCAGCTTAAGTACAGAGGTGATGAACAAATTAGCGAATACTTAGGTAAATGGATGGCTCAAAAGCTTTTAAAAACAGAATGGCACAAGACAATAACTGCAGTGGTTCCTGTACCAATACATCCTAAACGTAAAAAGAAAAGAGGTTACAATCAAGTTACATTATTTGGAAAAGCTATAGCATCTGCGTTAAATGTTCCTTACGAAGATCAAATTTTAATAAAAACAGGAATTACTAAGACTCAGGTGTTTAAAAAAAGAATTGCACGTTGGGGACAATTGGATAACACCTTAACAATTAATGATTTAAATTCTTTAAAAGGACAGCACGTACTTTTAGTAGATGATATTATTACAACGGGTGCTACTATTGAAGCTTGTGGTGCTAAACTTTTAGAAACAGAAAACTTAAAACTTAGTGTGGCTACTATGGCAATTACATTATGA